TCACGACGAAGTCGTGTAATGATGGGCTGCTATCGCGGATAGTGCGTATTGCGGGGCCAACCGGGTCCTGACCACCTACGCCCGGAATCGCACCTGCCTGATACCCCCCATAGAAGGCAAAATAAGCCTGGTTTAGCTTGCGCATCCCATAGCCATGTTCATAGAAGAATTGACGACGCGCTTCCATATAGCGCTCAGCTTCTTCCACATCGCCAGCAGCCAGCAACTCATCTACTGTGACGCGCGTTTCGTTCATCTCAGCCGCGAAATCAAATGCATTCGGGTCCGGTTGCGGCGATGGCGTGGGCGTCGCATCCGGGGGAACAGGCTCCGGCTCTGGTGGCACCAATTCAGGATAATACCGTTTGATGACCAGCGCGCCCACTTCCCGGCCAAATAGATCCGCTGTTGTCTCGTTGATCGTCCGTGCGTCCCCTGCAAAGCCGCTCACATCCGTGATGTAATGAAGCCCCAATGGGAAGGCCATCAGGTAATGATGCAGCCATTCATGGGCAAATGTCTCAACAGACCAAGTGATCGAAGTTGTCTCCAGGATCAAGGCTGGATATAGGGCAATGCCACCCAGCGGCACAATCAACGACGACACCTCATAACGATCATCAATACGCGCTTCCAATGCGTCAATTTCATCAATGGGCAGCGCATACAGATTAATCGACGTCTCCATACGGATCGCATCACGCGGCGAGGTCACAAGCAGCATAGGCACCTGTGTAAAGCGCATCGCCATCGGCGGCAGCAATTGGCCCAACAAGCCAAAGCCCTCATCAACCAGGACAGCAGCCACCTGCCCTTCCAAAATGGCCTCTGCTGTAGATTGCCGTCCTGCAAGATCTGCTCTGAGAGCATCGCGCTCAGCGACAAAAGACACACTAGCGAGAGCGGCATCACCGATATTCGGGTCTGTATAGATCGCGGCAATTTGGCCCTCAAGCTGATTCGCGCGGCTCAGATCGCTCATATAATCGCGCACAAATTGGCTGCGGGTCGCTTCATCCATAAACGCATGCTGACCAAATAAAACCTGGTCCGCTTTGGCAGCAATGGCATTCGCTTCCCAACCGATGTAATCAAATTGATAGGGGCTGACTTCCCAGGCTATAGCCTGCCACTTGTCATTGATGAGGATTGTTGAGCGCGGCACCAGCACCAGGAACAACAGCGCAAAGAACGCCAGCGCCAGGCCATATCGCCATGACCAGCGCAGTAAGGCATACACACGAGATAAAAAGCGCATCCAGCACAACCCATCCAGACAATCTGGCGAACTATTCGTATCGTACAGCGAATATCCCTGTATGGATACCTCTGTATGAATACCGAATTTCTTCAAAATGCTTGACCCTCACGTTACGTCATAGTGTACGATGAACCACGTAAGCGAAGGAGGGAGCCATGTATACCGTCAAGCAATTGTCTAATCTGGCTAACGTCAGCGTGCGCACACTGCACTACTATCACGAAATTGAACTACTGACTCCATCCCAGATCGGTGATAACAGCTATCGCTATTATGATGAGGCCGCTTTGCTGCGGCTGCAACAAATTCTCTTTTACAGGGAATTGGGCATGGAGCTGCTGCAAATCAAAGAGGTGCTTGATAGCCCGGATTTTGACTTGCTGGCGGCGCTAAAATCTCATCGAACAGAATTAGAGGAAAGAATCACCCGGCTGAACAATCTCGTCAGCACGGTAGATAGTACCATCAGGCATCTAGCAGGAGAAATTAAAATGAGCGATAAGAAGCTCTTCGCAGCTTTTAGCGAAGAAGAAGAAAAGCAGTATACGCGAGAAGCGCGCCTCACCTACGGGCCAAACCTCGTGAATGAATCTATGCAACGCTGGAACAGCTATTCTGCAGAGGAAAAGCAGGCGGTGATGGACGAAGGCAATGCTATCTATGCCGATATTGCCAAAGCCATTGACGCAGGCAAGATGCCCCATGATAGCGAGGTACAGGATATTCTCGTGCGCTGGCATGATCACCTGCGCTACTTCTATGAGCCGTCGATTGACTTGCTCGCAGGGCTGGGCCAACTCTATAACAGCAACCCGGATTTCATCGCGAACTTCCAGAAGGTGCACCCGGATTTGCCCCAATTCATGGAAGACGCCGTGACGAAATATGCTGATGACTTAGAAACAGCCGCCATTGAACGCCTGCTGGCCGAAGATGAAGAACTTGCTTCCAGGTTGTAAGGCTACACCGAAGCTACATCAAGCTATATCGAACTTGAAATGAGAGCGTTCAAGATAAATCAGTGTTGTAAAGGGGACATAACGTAATAATCTCACAGAAGCCCAGATAATCTTGCGCTTCTGGCGGAGATATTCAGTTGTCGGGAGCCACTACGACATCTCGATGTAGCGTTTCCAGACTGAAGGGCCGCTGCCAAGCGCGATCACCAGGTAGCTGGTGCGTGGGATTTTGGGCTCCCATTGCATCCTCATACCTGCCTCATGCGGCGTCCGGTCCCCCTTTCGATGATTACACTTAGCACAGGCACAAGCGGTATTCGACCACGTATCTTTGCCACCCCGTGAGCGTGGCATAACGTGATCAATAGTAAAATCATTCTTCGCCAGGACCTTGCCCCCTTGGAGCGAACCAGGGACGACACCACAGTAGATACAAGTATATTCATCGCGGATGAGCACGCCTTTACGGCTCCAGGTGGCACGGCGACGCGGCACATTGATATACGCACGCAGCGCGATAACAGAGGGGACCATAAATTTGTCACGGACAGTGCGCAAAAACTTCCCACTATCTTCGATGACGATGGCCTTGCCTGACAACAGGAGGTTCATGGCACGCTGCACCGTAATCACGGAAAGGGGTTCCCAGGTACTGCCGTTCAGCAGCAAAACCCGCTGGCTGGTGACAGAACTGTTAGACACAGACCAATTTCCTTTCGTTCAAGTTGATCGGTCACTGCCGATGTCAAACAGACTTTCTCCTAAATTATACCCCGTTTCTATTAAGGGTACCTTATGAGACGGTATATTTGTGCGAATTCGCACAAATTAAGAATAGTTTCTTTTAGGAATTTTGTATTTTTATTTTTCTGCTTCAAAACGAGGGAAATGGCTAAGAGGTTCTATTGCTTAGAGATGGCAGCACAGCGGATCTTCAGATACGTCATTCTGACATCCATGCGTATCGAAATCGATTATGCTGTGCTGCCATCGCCGTTACGGAAGCTCTTAGGCAAGCTTGCGTCTTCCATCATGACGGTCTTTCGACTCATTTATACATATGCTTGGGCGCCAACCCTCTAATCGTATCTGTTCAGACGAATAGGGAGCATGGGCCATATGCTGACGTTTTACATTGTTCATAGTGCCTCTTCCAGTAAAACGACTACCGTTACAATTGCCGAATGAGTGCATGAGATTATTTGTGAGTCATGGCGGCATGTCACCGATTAACCAACCGGGACACCTATCTATGGCATGGTACTTTGAGAAGGACGTCTCACCGGGACTTTGTTCGCCCGATGAGAGGTCGCTCTTCTCTGTACTGGTGCCGGAACCCTGGCGTTTATGCCGTCTAGGTCGCATGATGGTCTCTCCAGTACTAACCGATCTTTTCGTGTTTTTCGACGAGATGCAGGATCGGTTTCTGCGTTGTGGCTCGCCGAGCCTCGATTTCATTGATAGTCTCTTGCGCAGTATAAATCACATCGCGTAGAAGGCTGATGGTTTCACCCTCGCTCAGGTCGGTGAAGTCGGCTTCCCCGTCCTCACTGGCGACATTGTGAATTTGATCCAACAAATCAAGAATATCCGCCAGGTTCAGGGCCGGGTTGAGGCTGGCCGCGTTGACGAAGGTCAGATGCGATTCCTCAAGCTGCTTGTTTATCATAATGCTTCACCTCGATCGGTATCAGCGTATAAAACAAATAAAAAAGGGTATGAGACCGGTGTGTCAGTCTCATACCCTTTTAAATCCCCATTCAGAGATCGGGTGTTGGCGTTCCGTGCGCCTTTACGTTACACGGTTTCGCCATCGATGAGACCAACACCTTCTATTGCCTTTGCCGCCCGGATTGCCATCCGTGCCCATGAATGGCACGAAATCGACCAGGTTCAGGCCATCACTCAGTGCATCGGCATCAACAAAGTTCGCTTCAATAATGTTCGCTTCATGCAGAGTTGCTTCACGCGAATCATCTATACGCAAATTGCTGACACGCAAATCACGACGCAGAGCGCTGATGCTGAGTGATTGATAGCCATAGGCGGCGGCGCTGTGCCCATTGCGCCCACCGAGAGCGCTAAGGCCTAAGCTGCCAGAGTGCACAATGCTATGCCACATACGCAGCACAATCCCCAGGCCGAACTGGCCAGTGGACAGCAAGCGCTCGTGCTGCGCGATGCAGCCGAGTGTGCTGGGTGCTTGTGTACGGGTCATAATCATCGTAGGGTTACACTCCTCTTCATCCACGACATGCTAAAATGCATGGGTGGCTTCTGACAGTCTCATGTTCTTTTTGCTGATCATACTGTTTTTACGCAGTATGTCTTACCTGAGCTTTGCTCATCTGTGACAGTGTACAACACTTTTTCATTTTGTGCATCAAATTGGTACAATCTCTTTACATGTTCATAAACTTTGATGATCAGTGCATGTAAAGGTATGAGCTTTGATGCCTCTCAGTCCGCTGTATTGCGCCGGACTATGCGCCTTTTTCAACAGTTGTTGAGTTCAGCATGCCGAGGATACTTTCGCCCGTGATGAAAACACGACGCATCCCGGCGGGCTTGCTGACTTGCAGATGCCCCTTCTTAATCAATCGTTTGAGAGTGCTCAGGCTAATGCCTAGCGCTTCTGCCGCTTCCTGTCGGGAATACACGGCACCAGGTTCAATCCGCAGTTTTTGCTCGTTTGCCATTTTTTACCTCCTGTTGAAAGTTAACACGGTCAGATAAGGCCGTCAAGGGCTTACATTTATTTTATAGAGAACTTAACGTAGCGCAAGGGTTCATATAAGTCCAACTGGCTTATTTTGATGGCTTGACACAGCCCCAAGCTAGCTGCATAATACGCGCACAAGAATGCAACGTACACAACCAAGACACAACTGAACACATAAAAGCGAAGACGAAGACAGTCCGCATCTGCACAGTAGATGTGCCGGATGTAACAGGGAGCCACAGGCCATAGACTGCGAGCCTGGGTAGCAACCGAATGCGGAATTCCCTTCCGAGCTGAGAGGTGAACGCGAAGCAACAGCTTCGGCAAGTAGTCGACTCCGCCGCCCAGCGTCATTGGGCAAACGAGGTGCAGCCGTGCCAGTGCATGGCTGAACCAGGGTGGTACCGCGAGACGCGATTCTAAAACGCACTCGTCCCTGGCTGGGATGTGTGCGTTTTTTATTTCAGTTACCGGTACGTCGTTATCGGCATGTCATCCAGGCATAGGGCCCGGCCCTATCAAACGCAACAACATACAATTAGAGCACGATCCAAGATGAGCGATCCTACGAGGAGGATGTATGTCAGACCAGATCGCACAAGTAGAGCAGGAAGCACTGGCGGCGCTGGAAGGCGCTAAAGATGCAGATGCACTGCAACAGTGGAAATCACAATTTTTAGGGAATCGCGGGGCCGTGCGTGCCCTGCTCAGCCAGATTGGCGGACTGCCGCCAGAAGAACGGGCCGGATTCGGCCAGGGTGTCAATGCGCTTAAAGAGAAGCTCACAGCCGCATTTGACGAGCGCGAAAATGCCCTGCGTGCGCATGCCATCGCCCAGGACCTGGAAGAAGGCCAGATTGACATCAGCCTGCCAGGGCGTACGCGCCAGGTTGGGGGCTTGCACCCGGTGACGATGATGCACCGTCAATTCCAGAAAATCTGGGCTGATATGGGCTTCCAGGTTTTCCGCAGTCGTGAGGTCGAAGAAGACGATATCAACTTCACGGCATTGAATATGCCGCCTCACCATCCTGCGCGCGATATGCAGGATACCTTCTATACAGACGAAGAAGGCGTCATCTTGCGCACCCACACCTCACCTGGGCAGATTCACGCGATGCGCACCCTGGGCGAGAATGGGACGAAAGCGATCCGCGTCATCCTGCCGGGTATGGTCTATCGCAATGAGCAGATCACGGCCCGCAGCGAAGCGCAGTTCACCCAGGTGGAAGGCCTCGCTATTGGCCGCAACATCCGTATGAGCGACCTCAAAGGCACCATTACGGAATTTGCGCACCGTATCTATGGTGAAGATGTACAGGTACGCTATCGTGCCTCTTACTTCCCCTTCACCGAGCCGAGTATGGAAGTCGATGCAGAGTGCTTCTTATGTGGCGGCGCGGGCTGCCGTGTGTGCAAATACACCGGCTGGCTGGAGATCGCTGGCAGCGGTATGGTCCATCCTAACGTGCTGCGCAACGGCGGTTACGATCCATCCGAGTGGAGCGGCTTTGCCTTTGGCATGGGCCCAGAGCGTATGACCATGCTGCGTCACAATATCCAGGATATTCGATATTTCTGGTCGAATGATCTGCGTTTCCTGGAGCAGTTCTAAGGCCCTCATCCATGAGCACCTTCTCTTTACATGTCATGACATGGAGAAGGCTTGCTTTCAGAAGTGACGCAAGGAGATGCCTTTCCTGAGGAGAGGCAGTGAATGTGAGGGCCGTATGCCGTTACCGATTCTATTTGCGATAGGCAACCTGGTTGGTCAGTTTTTGGGGGCACTGCGGCGCGCCTGGGGTGATCCAGCATCGCGCGGGCTCATCTACAGCGTGGGGCTCCTGATTGCACTTGGCACATTTATCTTCCATACCCTTGAGGGCTGGGATTGGGTCGATTCGCTGTATTTCACGGTCATTACGCTGACGACAGTGGGTTATGGCGACTTCGCCCCACAGACGCAGCTCGGCAAGCTGTTCACGGTCTTATATATCATCCTGGGGCTGGGCTTGTTGGGCAGTTTCATCACCCTGATTGGCACACACAGCCGTGCCAACCTGGAAGAAAGAAGGAACCACCCAAGAGGACGGCGCCAAAGACGTAAGCGTCGATCACGTCACAATGCCCTGAGCGAAGAATCAACGGAAGCAAGCGAAGAAGCGATAGAAAAAGCAACAAGCGAAGAAGAGACAGAGGAGACAGAAT
The Phototrophicus methaneseepsis DNA segment above includes these coding regions:
- the pheS gene encoding phenylalanine--tRNA ligase subunit alpha, with the translated sequence MSDQIAQVEQEALAALEGAKDADALQQWKSQFLGNRGAVRALLSQIGGLPPEERAGFGQGVNALKEKLTAAFDERENALRAHAIAQDLEEGQIDISLPGRTRQVGGLHPVTMMHRQFQKIWADMGFQVFRSREVEEDDINFTALNMPPHHPARDMQDTFYTDEEGVILRTHTSPGQIHAMRTLGENGTKAIRVILPGMVYRNEQITARSEAQFTQVEGLAIGRNIRMSDLKGTITEFAHRIYGEDVQVRYRASYFPFTEPSMEVDAECFLCGGAGCRVCKYTGWLEIAGSGMVHPNVLRNGGYDPSEWSGFAFGMGPERMTMLRHNIQDIRYFWSNDLRFLEQF
- a CDS encoding potassium channel family protein, encoding MPLPILFAIGNLVGQFLGALRRAWGDPASRGLIYSVGLLIALGTFIFHTLEGWDWVDSLYFTVITLTTVGYGDFAPQTQLGKLFTVLYIILGLGLLGSFITLIGTHSRANLEERRNHPRGRRQRRKRRSRHNALSEESTEASEEAIEKATSEEETEETE
- a CDS encoding MerR family transcriptional regulator → MYTVKQLSNLANVSVRTLHYYHEIELLTPSQIGDNSYRYYDEAALLRLQQILFYRELGMELLQIKEVLDSPDFDLLAALKSHRTELEERITRLNNLVSTVDSTIRHLAGEIKMSDKKLFAAFSEEEEKQYTREARLTYGPNLVNESMQRWNSYSAEEKQAVMDEGNAIYADIAKAIDAGKMPHDSEVQDILVRWHDHLRYFYEPSIDLLAGLGQLYNSNPDFIANFQKVHPDLPQFMEDAVTKYADDLETAAIERLLAEDEELASRL
- a CDS encoding HNH endonuclease — encoded protein: MSNSSVTSQRVLLLNGSTWEPLSVITVQRAMNLLLSGKAIVIEDSGKFLRTVRDKFMVPSVIALRAYINVPRRRATWSRKGVLIRDEYTCIYCGVVPGSLQGGKVLAKNDFTIDHVMPRSRGGKDTWSNTACACAKCNHRKGDRTPHEAGMRMQWEPKIPRTSYLVIALGSGPSVWKRYIEMS
- a CDS encoding helix-turn-helix domain-containing protein, with amino-acid sequence MANEQKLRIEPGAVYSRQEAAEALGISLSTLKRLIKKGHLQVSKPAGMRRVFITGESILGMLNSTTVEKGA